The sequence gacctacgaaaGGACCACCCGCacttattttctagccaacctgaatctcgaggtcgagattcatcttaaggggggtaggtttgtaacatcccaaattttcaatttgaaatgttatagatagatcatcattgcatatcataatttattgcattttggttgatcctagaaatttcaagcaactcaaggacccacggtgaaagttggggatttcgttatttttcatatttgattttctcaaatattgaaaagaggatcattttggttttaatcattttctcttcgaatatttccaatgttaaaataaaagagaggagataaaacgacttctccaaaataaaagaaatattggaggaaaaatgttaaaaccaaataagatttttatttggacttttattgctattttatttgaattaggaaaaaatatgtttttcaaaattgcattagtggcccaaataaatgttcactttgtctgcaatattattagaggaccataaaaatttatttcaggatttttggactccgtttagtacttcttttgtttgtttttccacgtcagtttattttttttaaaaaagtgcaCCGATCTAACGGCCGCGCCCGACACGGACACTGCCCGACCGGCCTTTATAAGGGCGAGGCCCGACCCCACCAGCCCAGCCAGCCCTGCCCCaaaaccctagccgctgccgccctcaaaacccgcgccgccgccgccgaccgccacctccccgtcgcgccgccgcccgcccgccgcctgagcggccgccgccgcccgcccgcccgccgccgccaccgacctcgccggaggtagccgccgccgccatcccaaATTTTCTCCGAAAACTAtcgttttttttcgaaacctagaTCTAGTATTTTTtaagatcggttcggttttttcggtttagttattttgcggacgttcatccatacgttcgttttaacgaacgttgttcgtcagttagtcacagatagcgaacgttcgttcgttagcctgtttgtctcGTTTTATTTtttcagggtttttccgcgattattttagATCGCGATTTCTGTcctgatcttcgttctagtttatcttttcgctcgtttatccgaattagatgaaacaagcgcctagatcttcgtctcgaagccctctttctgtttaaccaatttgaacaagattttggtactgtaaaatttgactttagtccagattagtaaatggatcttgtttctttcgtagttttagtttcgttgctccgtttgatttgattatttttgcaaattggagttcttcagttgaactttctggttagatcttcttatttgagttttacccatgcatctagttgattgcttatgtatgctttgtttgcttgcgatagaacacccggagtgcgaagcgtgctactacgagtctttagcttttgtagatcatcagcaaggcaagtaacactttgatcatatccctttattacccagtttttatgcattagatacaaccctcaaacattgcattgttaggatctgttttaacatgtgggtttggaaagtagataatgaggtagaacatattgcccttttattatcaaacctttgggagttatttctatgacatgctcaggattgctatgctatgctcgtagacatggtttgggtgagtgtatccatgacagatgtgagtattgttaattaatggttaacttaaggtggctacttaaatacacatctgggtggaatggttgagacaccctggagtacccagtggttgtcagggcacctggaaaACCCAGTGCTTGCTCAAGgggatcccggggtacccgtgtgatcatcctatggaatgccacccaggctcaaagggatcataagattattcatgttagaaacttccgtgtgcagccacaagctattatgggctctagcatagttgagtaggttgcatgacctctttcagtggtgggctagcagatgtaggggaaagtaggtgtaactgtccatccagagtaaagagttaatgtttctgaaagactgtgtctcggtcatctgtttctcaaacaccatgtagtgcgagaaatccaacggaggagatcgagtcttgtggggaaaagtgtgttgtagagtgtacaaactaatcatggctagccgtgtccccggttatggacatcttgagtatctggttcttgaattatcatgttgatctcatcactctaaaataatttgttgggtttattgatattgcttaattgagattgagttggaggaaccttctcaatgtttaacaaccaccatgatagttaaatgaaatttattcccttgatgtaggaaaaaaattggctttatgcaaaaacagtaaccatagagcttttcaccagccatatatgcatgtagtgatagcattgattctgttcattactctatgtgttacattgccagcatattccatgtgctgacccattttgggctgcaacatttcatgttacagacttttcagacgacgagtaaggtgccataggtcattgtcgttcactcagctatgccgttggagttggtggactcactttatcttacaAGCCTTCCgcggttatcttatttagatggccttaagccatattattgtattaagttctcttttaagacattcgatgtaataagtgtgtgattgaaactctgttataaatcctcaaatattgtgcgtgtcagcattaccgatccagaaaTGACATTGATGCACAAAGactggactgtttgaggtctgatcgctacagCTTTAGAATTTGAAAAGTTACATTCAATTGTTTCAAAAAAATCTAACAAAGAATCTGAATGTTCGAAAGACATGTGTCTATACCTTCTAAAAATTTGAGATCAAAATTCTAAACACATGTTGAAAGACAAAAATGATAAATCTAGCATTAAAAGTGTCAAAAGGAACACAAAACACAAATGATGTCGAGTGCAGCGATTCCGTGAATGGTAATTTCAAATAAATAGATTTTTATTTGCTTTGCTATTTATTTGAAATCACCTTTGTTCCGTATGTGATCGTTACTCATTCCGACAGATGTGAGGGAGCGTATGGTTACTGGGCCTATCCGGTGAGAGACGATAGCACGgactattttcaaccggtttggatgacggtcatgtaataggataggtgtttagtttcCTATCTACTTTTATTCCGCCGGTTGGGCTATCCTGTTTCATGTTATTCTTGCTCTTTGTGGGCCTTTGTACCTTTTTGATACCTGGAGACTTTGTTGAACCTTTTGCTTATTAATGTTATTCTTGCTCTTTGTGAGCCTTTGTACCTTTTTGATACCTGGAGACTTTGTTGAACCTTTTGCTTATTAATAAGATGACCACATGCATCGTTCAAGCTGAGGGATAGCcaccattttcaaaaaaaaaaaactgccgTTGCTCGTCAAGAAAAATAAGTTTTTTTGCGTAGCACCGGTGAAACCAAAAACAAGATTCATGCCCTATCAGGTATCAGGTACGACATGCCATATAGAGCAAGAACTTGCGTTAATCCTGAGGTGCGGTTGGAAGCCCAGCATCTTTTTTTGTCAAGTcagtgttttttttttgaaacgcggTCCCTTAAAGCCTGATTCATTAAAAAAAGGTCGAAGAGAGGTGCCcagttaattaacggaaaaccgggcgaaaattGACAACATACCCGCAAAAACAAGGCACACAGGGCGACCTGGCAACCCACACAAGACCGCACACACGCCGTCGAAGAGAAAACCACGAACAAGCGTCGAGGCCTGCGTCGGTCGATGCCAAACAGTCCACCGCACACGCCGACGACCAGGCAGCTCTGACTCTGTCGACGAGCATTGTAGGGGGAAAGCGTTGGGCCTGCGTCGAGCCAGCACCGGAGCCGACCACTCGTCTCATGTCATCGTTGCCGCGAAAGCACCTCCTCTGCAGCTCCGACTTCAGGAAGACAAATGAGGCCCGGCAACCCCTCGAACACGCCGGATGAGACCGACTACCAAAGCTCAGCAGCCGCCCAACTTCGCTCGAAGCCGTGATCGTTGCCACACTAGAAGTCGCGCAACATCCACATTGCCGGACAGACAGCCGCCGACCGCAATGTCGTGAGCGTCCAGCCCAAGGAAAGTGCAAACGGGATCCAATGCTCTTCAAGGCGACGCCCCAAAGGAGGAAGCGACGATGCCGACGCCGTCGCCTGACCCGACTGGGCCTTAGGCTTTCACCCGAAGAGCTGGAACCGAGGATGTGCAGGGGGTGGACTCCACGACGGCGCCTCCAAGAAGGTGACACGACATCCGCAGACGCCGACACCGTCGGCCGGTAGAAACCCGGCAAGCCTTCGCCCGGAGCACCGCCCAACACCACACCCTCATGCACTGCACCTCCGCTGACCCGCACACCTCCCACGAAGCCATCGCGCCATGGCCAAGCAGAAGCCACCATCACACCACTGGTCTCACCGACCGGAGACACGAGCAGGGCAGACAGCACACCTCgacgacgtcttcaagaagagCGCGGCCTCCGAGTGTGTCGCCGTCGCCGGCCCCGGCCAGAAGCCCGAGGCAGAGCTTTCGCCCGGCGTTGCCACACTGTCTGCCGAGCCCAAGCCCGGCCGGACCACCAAACAGCCTCTCGCCGCAACGAAGCAGCCAGATCCGGAGAACCCAGGGCCGGCCAGAGCCAGCCACGCACGCCCGAAGCTGCCGCCCCCCCGCCATCCGCCGGATCCACAGCACCAGGAGCTGCTGGAGCACCACCAAGACACTGCCGGGCCGAGCACCACTATCCCGCGGGGACCGTGGCGCCGCACATCGCCACACCAGGTCCACGCTTGGCCGCGCCCACCCACCGCCGAAGCCGCGCCAGCCTGCGCTGGAGCGAGCCCGTCGAGCAGCACCCGACTAAGCACCAAGTCCGGCCGAGCCGAGCACGCCCAGCCACGGCCAGCCACCACCGTCCCGCAGCATCACCGCCTGGAGCAGCGGAGCAGCGCCGCCCCCGCTGTCGAGAACGGCGATCAagggatcccgccgccgccgcgccgccaaggctttgcccggcgacgcctccggcggcggcgagaggagagGAAGGCGCAGGGGGGGCTGCTCGAGCCCGCAGGGGCGCCCCGGTGCGGCCCGGCATGGCCGCACAGGAGCGGGACAGGAAGAGGGGGAGGGCCGAACTCGAACTCCTCCGCGGGGAGAGGGCCGGCGAAGACGGCACCGGGCTTCGGGATGGATGGAGAGAGGACGCAGGGAGGGTCCCGGATCTATGCTTGGCTGGACCTGAAGTGGCCGGAGGGAAGAGatcagccggcggcggcggcgcctgcaCCTGCGCGAGTGCGAGACCTAGTTTCAGGAGCTTCAGTGTGACTACAATGTAACATAGCCCATACAGAGCAAGAACTTGCGTTAATCCTGACGTGCAGTTGGAGCAGCTGCAGCTGGGAAGGTCTCTTCCTCTATCAACACCAACACTCACACAGTCACACTAGCTCAACTCACGGAAACCCCGCCACAGCCGGGCCGttttctccggcgacgacagccaTCGGCGCGTCATTTGGCACCGCCGGACAAGGCGGTGCACGGGGGCCCGGACACCGTCTCAGTTCAGAAGCACATTCCTGCCCTGTTTGCCAAATGACATGGACACAACACGTCCCGTCCCTGCACCCCACCCCAAAATACACTACTTCACACGAAGTTAACTCCTACATAATACCCTCCTAACTCCTCGCTACATCATCAGTATGACCACATTACTCCTCAAGTCACCGAGCAACTCCACTTTTTTCCTTAGGGGCGAGTCGGTGCGCGAGCGAGCGGCTACTTGAGTGAGCGACACCGAATCCTTTTCAGCTCTGAGACCGGCGCGGAAGATCCTCCGGCATGCTTCCGGATGGCTCCGACGCAAAGAGGCCTTTTAGGACCCGAGCCGTAGCCGGCATGCAATCTCTTGTATTCGTTCAGCTTTATGAACTGATGAGTCATGGACCACTGCTCGATTTGGTGTAGCGCTGCCGCGTAGTCTTGGAAGCTGGGCATATTCTCGATTCTGAGACAAACAGGGGAGGGCAGGCATTAAAACAGCAAAACTATGAATAGGTTGACGGCACCGGCGTCTAGAGCATCATGTTCTACTGAAAATGCTAGAGGCAATCTTTCGAGCTGTAACTGAAGTATCACCATACCTTGACAAGGAGCTTTGTAGCCCGCCAAGCCTCACATCGAAGGTTTCCAGAACTTCAGATAAGAGTTTACGGTCCTCCTTTCCGGAGGTGCTTGTCTCGTTCGGTGGCCTGGCAAAAAATCACAAGATGAAGACTCTCAAAGTCAGTGCAACACGGAGTCGTGCAAACTCTTCATGGAAACCAGAAAGAAAGAAATTGCTGGTTATGAAAGGGTTGTAGCGCTTTGACCGAACTCAGATATTTTCAGCTAGATTTTTGCATAACCCGCTCCTAAGGCACTAAAAATCAGGAGGGTAGCTGGTATGTTAAACTGGGATAACATTCAAAAGTAAAAGATGCTTACATGTTTTCACTTTGCATGAAGTTGTTGGTGTCGCTGACAAAAGATTGAACTGGGTCAGACATATCACTGAGCACCAGTTTACAAATGTGGTACACAATGGCTTCACCGCAATCAGCAACTTTTGCTGCAAGAAGTCTCGCTGACAGAGCAGGAAGGAGACACTGAATCAAGCTGGTCGTTAAAGTAAGTCTTCTCTGAGCTCGAGAAACGAAGGTGCTATTTTCCGACGTTGCTTTTTCACCGTCAACCTGTTATGCATGATAAGCTTGTCAGTCTATATGAAATTGATGTGGCGACAACAGGCGTTTTCATGCAATATGTGAGGTATACAAGTGTACAACCTTCTCAGTCAATGTGGCATCAGCCCAAGCCAACTCAGGTGTCCTGCATACAGAAAACACAAAGCATGCATTAGCCTCTTGAACATGCATTAGCCCAAATACACGATTCCTGCAAAATAAATATGATTTTGTGTAAGGACAATTTTCTAGTTCACAGCAATCACCTTCTACATTGCAGTCTCCCACCCTCGAACATGGCTTGTGCATGCGATGCTAAAACATCTTCTGTTGACCTTTTCCGCTTCTTTGACCGTGAACCCACCTCGTCATCAAACTTGATAACTGGCAAACCGATTGGGTGTGAAGGTTTGCTTGCTGAGAGCAGGATACTTTGCTGAGGATATCCAATGTGGCCAACCTTCTTAAGCTCTGTTCTTCCAACAAATGCCGAGTCGGGGTCCTTCGACAAGCTCGGAGCAGGCAGCTGAACACGAACAGTGTGCGTCATGGGAAGCTGCATATCTGAATCATGTTTGCCAACTTCCTTAAGCTCTGTACCTCCAGTAAATGATGATTTCGGGTCCTCGGACAAGCTCACAGCAGGCAGCAGAACATGAATAGCCGGTGTTATGGGAGGTTGCATATCTGAATCATGTTTGTCAACTTCCTTAAGCTCTGTTCCTCCAATAAATGAGGATTTCGTGTCCTCGGGTAAGCTCACGGTAGGCAGCGGAACAAGACCAGCCTGTGCCATGGGAAGCGGTATACCCAAATCATGTTTGTCAACTTCCTTAAGCTCTGTTCCTTTGATAAATGATGATTTTGGATCCTCGGATAAGCTCATCGCAGGCAGCTGAACACGAACAGTCTGTGTCATGGGAGGCTGAATATCTGAATCATGTTTGCCAACTTCCTTAAGCTCTGTACCTCCAATAAAGGATGAGTTAGGGTCCTCGGACAAGCTCACAGCAGGCAGCGGAACAAGACTAGTCTGCGTCATGGGAGGCTGCATATCTGAATCATGTTTGTCGACTTGCTTAAGCTCTGTACCTCCAATAAAGGATGAGTTCGGGTCCTCGGACAAGCTCACAGCAGGCAGCGGAACAAGACTAGCCTGCGTCATGGGAGGCTGCATATCTGAATCATGTTTGTCGACTTCCTTAAGCTCTGTTCCTCCAACAAATGACAACTCAGAGTCCTTGGACATGCTCGGAGCATGCAGCCGAAGACGAACAGTCTGCGTCATGGGAAGCTGCATATCTGAATCATGTTTGGCAACTTCCTTAAGCTCTGTACCTCCAGTAAATGATGATTTTGGGTCCTCGGACAAGCTCACAGCAGGCAGTGGAACATGACTAGCCGGTGTTATGGGAGGCTGCATATCTGAATCATGTTTGTCAACTTCCTTAAGCTCTGTTCCTCCAATAAATGACGATTTCGTGTCCTCAGGTAAGCTCATGGTAGGCAGTGGAACATGCCTAGCCTGTGCCACGGGAAGCGGTATATCTGAATCATCTTTGTCAACTTCCTTAAGCTCTGTTCCTTTGATAAATGATGATTTCGGATCCTCGGATAAGCTCATAGCAGGCAGCTGAACACAAACAGTCTGTGTGATGGGAAGCTGAATATCTGAATCATGTTTGCCGACTTCCTTAAGCTCTGTACCTCCAATAAAGGATGAGTTCGGGTCCTCAGACAAGCTCACAGCAGGCAGCGGAACATGACTAGCCTGCGTCCTAGGAGGCTGCATATCTGAATCATGTTTGTCGACTTCCTCAAGCTCTGTTCCTCCAACAAATGATGACTCGGAGTCCTTGGACAAGCTCGGAGTAGGCAGATGAACATGAACAGTCTGCGTCATGGAAAGCTGCATATCTGAATCATGTTTGCCAACTTCCTTAAGCTCTGTACCTCCGGTAAATGATGATTTTGGATCCTTGGACATGTTCACAGAAGGCAGCGGAACATGACTAGCCTGCGTCCTAGGAGGCTGCATATCTGAATCATGTTTGTCGACTTCCTTAAGCTCTGTTCCTCCAACAAATGATGACTCGGAGTCCTTGGACAAGCTCGGAGTAGGCAGATGAACATGAACAGTCTGCGTCATGGAAAGCTGCATATCTGAATCATGTTTGCCAACTTCCTTAAGCTCTGTACCGCCGGTAAATGATGATTTTGGATCCTTGGACATGCTCACAGAAGGCAGCGGAACATGACTAGCCTGCGTCCTAGGAGGCTGCATATCTGAATCATGTTTGTCGACTTCCTTAAGCTCTGTTCCTCCAACAAATGATGACTCGGAGTCCTTGGACAAGCTCGGAGTAGGCAGATGAACATGAACAGTCTGCGTCATGGAAAGCTGCATATCTGAATCATGTTTGCCAACTTCCTTAAGCTCTGTACCTCCGGTAAATGATGATTTTGGATCCCTGGACATGCTCACAGAAGGCAGCAGAACATGACTAGCAGGTGTCATGGGATGCTGCATATCTGAATCATGTTTGCCAACTTCCTTAAGCTCTGTACCTCCAGTAAATGATGATTTTGGGTCCTCGGACAAGCTCACAGCAGGCAGTGGAGCATGACTAGCCGGTGTTATGGGAGGCTGCATATCTGAATCATGTTTGTCAACTTCCTTAAGCTCTGTTCCTCCAATAAATGACGATTTCGTATCCTCAGGTAAGCTCATGGTAGGCAGCGGAACATGACTAGCCTGTGCCATGGGAAGCGGTGTATCTGAATCATGTTTGTCAACTTCCTTAAGCTCTGCTCCTGCGATAAATGATGATTTCGTGTCCTCAGATAAGCGCACAGCAGGCAGCGGAACATGACTAGCCTGTGTCATGGGAAGCGGCATATCTGAATCATGTTTGCCAACTTCCTTAAGCTCTGTGCCTCCAATAAAGGATGAGTTCGGTTCCTCAGACAAGCTCACAGCAGGCAGTGGAACATGACTAGCCTGTATCCTGGGAAGctgcatgtctgaatcatgtttgTTAACTGCCTTAAGCTCTGTTCCTCCAATAAATGATGACTTCGGATCCTCGGACAAGCTCGTAGCAGGCAGCGGAACATGACTAGCATGTGTCATGGGAAGCTGCATATACGAATCATGTTTGTCAACTTTCTTAAGCTTTGTTCCTCCAACAAATGACGAGGTCGGGTACTCGGACAAGTTCATAGCAGGCAGCTGAACATGACTAGTCTGTGTCAAGGGAAGCTGCATATCTGAATGATTTTGGTCAACCTTCTGAACCTCTGCTCCAATAAATGATGAGTTGGGGTCCTTGGACAAGCACGGAGCAGGCAGCTGAACAGTAGTCTGTGTCAAGGGCATCCGCATACCTGTATGATGTAGGTCAACCTTCTTAAGCTCTGTTCCAATAAATAATGAGTTGGGCCCCTTGGACAATCTCGGAGCAGGCAGCGGAACAGTAGTAGTCTGTGTCATGGGCAGCTGTA comes from Triticum aestivum cultivar Chinese Spring chromosome 5B, IWGSC CS RefSeq v2.1, whole genome shotgun sequence and encodes:
- the LOC123113367 gene encoding uncharacterized protein isoform X1; translated protein: MQFQSGNCAKTLAKVDGSGAKDLSVGPSTFGFPQDANQEYFNQACQCSYPVSTQGFPDLPSVPDFVLNNASAALREYQQFDHFFRPLQPLAPDGNQVQNSGINTAHRSRPSNASSCLDHVEEITSHDTDGYDDRAISFGSSCSTGIACYPYSSPMQSDDCIADTQDGTWAALMQMQQALEAANDECSDLTFNNTELSGGNTMQHQVVWDNGCLASPSFTSNFLPFPGEAETTVTSTSAMFNLHNSVDLPYDNDQDISSFELKVAEQKEATTSHVCEHRDEMHSAEQGGNPGHDGSFDLTITQDRQFSSFVNGANGSVDSGMNLYDCEEQMEIDSLLSSFGASSDTFAQTYEMLQKGENIVDLEKKAKLAESISATFMTNTVPYITQAGVTESTVSDGSSWTQQYQSTSQSCGLSYSSASQWETMPGTVFPLGGCRNDVSESNSMTSLGTNGDLLLSFGHTSMQQQQSLSSDTNLELIDNFANPCQEFVMGMDGQRSHLYRDEALATQGVWAAHPDTMVHSSTDTGRSDVQLPMTQTTTVPLPAPRLSKGPNSLFIGTELKKVDLHHTGMRMPLTQTTVQLPAPCLSKDPNSSFIGAEVQKVDQNHSDMQLPLTQTSHVQLPAMNLSEYPTSSFVGGTKLKKVDKHDSYMQLPMTHASHVPLPATSLSEDPKSSFIGGTELKAVNKHDSDMQLPRIQASHVPLPAVSLSEEPNSSFIGGTELKEVGKHDSDMPLPMTQASHVPLPAVRLSEDTKSSFIAGAELKEVDKHDSDTPLPMAQASHVPLPTMSLPEDTKSSFIGGTELKEVDKHDSDMQPPITPASHAPLPAVSLSEDPKSSFTGGTELKEVGKHDSDMQHPMTPASHVLLPSVSMSRDPKSSFTGGTELKEVGKHDSDMQLSMTQTVHVHLPTPSLSKDSESSFVGGTELKEVDKHDSDMQPPRTQASHVPLPSVSMSKDPKSSFTGGTELKEVGKHDSDMQLSMTQTVHVHLPTPSLSKDSESSFVGGTELKEVDKHDSDMQPPRTQASHVPLPSVNMSKDPKSSFTGGTELKEVGKHDSDMQLSMTQTVHVHLPTPSLSKDSESSFVGGTELEEVDKHDSDMQPPRTQASHVPLPAVSLSEDPNSSFIGGTELKEVGKHDSDIQLPITQTVCVQLPAMSLSEDPKSSFIKGTELKEVDKDDSDIPLPVAQARHVPLPTMSLPEDTKSSFIGGTELKEVDKHDSDMQPPITPASHVPLPAVSLSEDPKSSFTGGTELKEVAKHDSDMQLPMTQTVRLRLHAPSMSKDSELSFVGGTELKEVDKHDSDMQPPMTQASLVPLPAVSLSEDPNSSFIGGTELKQVDKHDSDMQPPMTQTSLVPLPAVSLSEDPNSSFIGGTELKEVGKHDSDIQPPMTQTVRVQLPAMSLSEDPKSSFIKGTELKEVDKHDLGIPLPMAQAGLVPLPTVSLPEDTKSSFIGGTELKEVDKHDSDMQPPITPAIHVLLPAVSLSEDPKSSFTGGTELKEVGKHDSDMQLPMTHTVRVQLPAPSLSKDPDSAFVGRTELKKVGHIGYPQQSILLSASKPSHPIGLPVIKFDDEVGSRSKKRKRSTEDVLASHAQAMFEGGRLQCRRTPELAWADATLTEKVDGEKATSENSTFVSRAQRRLTLTTSLIQCLLPALSARLLAAKVADCGEAIVYHICKLVLSDMSDPVQSFVSDTNNFMQSENMPPNETSTSGKEDRKLLSEVLETFDVRLGGLQSSLSRIENMPSFQDYAAALHQIEQWSMTHQFIKLNEYKRLHAGYGSGPKRPLCVGAIRKHAGGSSAPVSELKRIRCRSLK
- the LOC123113367 gene encoding uncharacterized protein isoform X2 codes for the protein MQFQSGNCAKTLAKVDGSGAKDLSVGPSTFGFPQDANQEYFNQACQCSYPVSTQGFPDLPSVPDFVLNNASAALREYQQFDHFFRPLQPLAPDGNQVQNSGINTAHRSRPSNASSCLDHVEEITSHDTDGYDDRAISFGSSCSTGIACYPYSSPMQSDDCIADTQDGTWAALMQMQQALEAANDECSDLTFNNTELSGGNTMQHQVVWDNGCLASPSFTSNFLPFPGEAETTVTSTSAMFNLHNSVDLPYDNDQDISSFELKVAEQKEATTSHVCEHRDEMHSAEQGGNPGHDGSFDLTITQDRQFSSFVNGANGSVDSGMNLYDCEEQMEIDSLLSSFGASSDTFAQTYEMLQKGENIVDLEKKAKLAESISATFMTNTVPYITQAGVTESTVSDGSSWTQQYQSTSQSCGLSYSSASQWETMPGTVFPLGGCRNDVSESNSMTSLGTNGDLLLSFGHTSMQQQQSLSSDTNLELIDNFANPCQEFVMGMDGQRSHLYRDEALATQGVWAAHPDTMVHSSTDTGRSDVQLPMTQTTTVPLPAPRLSKGPNSLFIGTELKKVDLHHTGMRMPLTQTTVQLPAPCLSKDPNSSFIGAEVQKVDQNHSDMQLPLTQTSHVQLPAMNLSEYPTSSFVGGTKLKKVDKHDSYMQLPMTHASHVPLPATSLSEDPKSSFIGGTELKAVNKHDSDMQLPRIQASHVPLPAVSLSEEPNSSFIGGTELKEVGKHDSDMPLPMTQASHVPLPAVRLSEDTKSSFIAGAELKEVDKHDSDTPLPMAQASHVPLPTMSLPEDTKSSFIGGTELKEVDKHDSDMQPPITPASHAPLPAVSLSEDPKSSFTGGTELKEVGKHDSDMQHPMTPASHVLLPSVSMSRDPKSSFTGGTELKEVGKHDSDMQLSMTQTVHVHLPTPSLSKDSESSFVGGTELKEVDKHDSDMQPPRTQASHVPLPSVSMSKDPKSSFTGGTELKEVGKHDSDMQLSMTQTVHVHLPTPSLSKDSESSFVGGTELKEVDKHDSDMQPPRTQASHVPLPSVNMSKDPKSSFTGGTELKEVGKHDSDMQLSMTQTVHVHLPTPSLSKDSESSFVGGTELEEVDKHDSDMQPPRTQASHVPLPAVSLSEDPNSSFIGGTELKEVDKHDSDMQPPMTQASLVPLPAVSLSEDPNSSFIGGTELKQVDKHDSDMQPPMTQTSLVPLPAVSLSEDPNSSFIGGTELKEVGKHDSDIQPPMTQTVRVQLPAMSLSEDPKSSFIKGTELKEVDKHDLGIPLPMAQAGLVPLPTVSLPEDTKSSFIGGTELKEVDKHDSDMQPPITPAIHVLLPAVSLSEDPKSSFTGGTELKEVGKHDSDMQLPMTHTVRVQLPAPSLSKDPDSAFVGRTELKKVGHIGYPQQSILLSASKPSHPIGLPVIKFDDEVGSRSKKRKRSTEDVLASHAQAMFEGGRLQCRRTPELAWADATLTEKVDGEKATSENSTFVSRAQRRLTLTTSLIQCLLPALSARLLAAKVADCGEAIVYHICKLVLSDMSDPVQSFVSDTNNFMQSENMPPNETSTSGKEDRKLLSEVLETFDVRLGGLQSSLSRIENMPSFQDYAAALHQIEQWSMTHQFIKLNEYKRLHAGYGSGPKRPLCVGAIRKHAGGSSAPVSELKRIRCRSLK